The genomic region AACACTTGAGTCTTGAGAAGTCAATGCAAAACGAAGGGTACAACTACACAACAAAGTAATAGAAATATCAAACCTCATGGTGAACTTGAAGTCATAATGCCTGCTGTCATCTATCtagtctgattttttttttttttttccatcaatcCTAGTTTGAAATTCTCAGCAACAGATCTTGAACATCTATAAAGATTAccagttgtttttttttttttttaactaaactcTGTCAAAGTGGTATCAAGTATGTCATTAGCATCTGCCAATGTACTTCAAATTCTGTTATGACTTTAGCttgtaaaaattgtaatttttttattagcatATCTTTTGACTGAACTGAAATTTGAGCACAATGGGATTGACCATAAGTTTATTGCTTTGAAATTAAGCAAGAATCAACAATTGGttaatttctataattttttcccACCTCATACGGAAAATTAGTAACATCATTTTAATCCTTATGCACTTCTACTATATACAACCCTCACTCTAATTGCTTCTTCAAAATAATACTCCAAACAAAAGTCTATTAAGTTCTCtttgaattttctaaattaGTAGTATGAATAAGgaagtaattatttaaatttttttataaaaagtagaGAGAAGTCCTGAATCTTATTCTCATCATTCTAGTTCTTGTTCTTTTACTGTGAAAAATCCTATTCTCCTTCATATCACTGAAGAACCACAATCAAATGGGtttgaacctaccacttaagattaaGAATCCAATCAAAACCTACTTAAGATTtataattttctgaaaaaatgaagaaaaattgacCACATTCATATTCAATCCATCTCCCTCCCAttgaacctaccacttaagatttaagAATCCAATAAGAAAAACAGCAAAACCCATaccaaatcaacaaaacccatacattATCAAGTGATTGACGTCCAAAAAAAACCAATCCCAGTGATATTTCGAAATTAAAAATAGGGGAAAACCACCAAATCATGAGAAAACAAACATTGAGATTGTGACACTAGAATAACGGCGGATTCGACATCTTTTTGAGACTCTAAAAATAACTCTAGTGATGACTGTGGCGGGATGAAGCTCCGTTgtggggaggaggaggagagtcTGCCCTTGGTTTGCCGTTTGAAGAAGAAGCTTTGAACGTGTTTGAGGAATATTTGGGGTTTTAATTGGGTTAGAATTGCATGTAATAAGGTGTATTGAGTTTAAATTGGTTGGCTGATGTGTCTTCTCATGATTGGTTGATTGGCTGGCGTAAAAGGTGTCTTTTACACCAGCTCCGGACCTAActtatcctcaaaaaaaaaaatttaattggatgCAAAGTTACAGTAACTTGTATATTTATACTGTTACTGTAGCAATTTTGCAAATAAATAGTATTATAGATTTACTGATGTGGgtaatttttttagcaaaaatgcgtaaaaatgaacattttttctatttttaaagaaCTGATGCAATTGCTATTAACCCTtttgaagtagttgatttataatgtaaatacatttttagtccctaaagaTTAACTCATAAGCTATTTTAACCCTTGAAGTTTAAAGTGATCACTTTTAGTCTATTAACTAATGTGGCCAAACTAAAAATTTGCATTCTATCATTGAattgaaacttaaattaaaccCTTTAAGTTTATTGACTAAAAGTGACCACTTTAAGATTGTTTTATGGGCTAAAAAGTCTCTTTAAATTTGGCCTTATTTTATTGATAGATTTTACATAAGGATTACATGGTATATAGTCGTTTAAAAAGTTACCTATAAAACAAATAGAATTATTAAATGATGGAAagcttcttatcaaaaaaaaaaaaaatgatggaaaGCTTGTGATATACCTTgaacatttaataataaaattattgataatttgattacATTATATCTAAGGTGACAATGCTATCCGAATCACTAGTAGGTATTCCTGCAGAATTATTACTAGTGTGGTCCTCGATTAACATCTCCTCAGGACCAAAGAAAGGTTTGGGAGGCATTTGCAAGAGCTCTATCGGGCCTTCAAGCATCTCCAAGACTTTGCTCATGGAAGGACGATTAATGGGCTTCATTTGAATGCACCAAAATGCAACTATGATCATCTTTAATGTTTTCTTCTCATCCTCTATGGCATTCTCACCCTCCATGGCATTTAACACCTCAAGGTCCTCACCTTGATTGAGTTTGTCATATATCCAAGACGGGAAGTATATCTGACTTGAATGCTCCACGGATGCATTcaaatttttccttcttcccGCCATTTCCATCAACAACATCCCAAAGCTATAAACATCAGCCTTATATGATATGCCACCAATATTTTTGTAGAACAATTCTGGAGCCATATATCCTAGCGTTCCTCGTACAGCAGTGAGAGATATAATGCTGTCATCTACTGGATACAATTTTGCGAGACCAAAATCTGAAACTTTTGGAATAAAGTTTTCATCAAGGAGAATGTTATATGGCTTTATATCAAAGTGTAGAATTTGCATGTCACAACCTTGATGTAAATATTTAATTCCCTGTGCTACTCCAACTGCAATCTCATATATTCTATCCCAAGACAAGACGGTGCTATTTTCTCTATCAGAAAAGATGAACTTATCAAGAGATCCATTTGGCATGAACTCATATACAAGAGCTTGATTAGAACCTTCCACACAGAATCCAATTAGTTGCACCACGTTAATATGATGTATCCTTCCAATTGAAGCGACTTCATTCATGAAATCTTGCCCATTGGCTTTTGACTTGTTCAACAATTTTATCGCTACAGGATAGCCACTCTGAAGCTTTCCTTTGAAGACTGAGCCATAACCTCCTTGACCTAATTTATCCTTAAAACCATTGGTCATGCTCTTTATTTGAGAATAGGAGTACCTTATAGGCATTAGATTGTGACTCTGCAGGAACATTTCAATGGCATCGTCCATGAACATGCTTCCCGGGCCCAATTTGTACATCAAAAATGCACTTACGCATACAATTCCTAGTAGAGCTCTTCCTAATAGGATAGATACTCCTACAAATCAGACAAAAGgtataaaatagtaaatatgAGGAAATTAATTCCTAAATTGCAATTTATTAATTTCTGATAAATCAATACAACTCAATATATTATCctatactaaataaataaacaaaaatttggtgaaaatatattttaattatcttttataCTTGATGTAAGATAATTAGTTTAGTATTAggcattattatattttttttatcattagtcATTACTCAATTTCTCTAAAATCATCCAAACCAACATGTCAAAAAGCAATCGCACCTATGTACTGGATGAAACCAAGCTCTCCTCCTGTCGAAAGAATCCCAAGAAAACAGATCACAACATGAAGCCGAAAAGAGTAAATTTAATAGAAAGCACACTAATGAACTCCGAAAGGCATACCTTGGTACCAGAACCAGTCGCAGATAGATGTCACATAATAGAGTTTTTTAATGAGTTGAATAGAATCCCAAAACCTGGTAAGATATATTATAAGTCAAAAAAGAGACtaagtaataattataaattgagCATATTTGTCGTTTCTCTTAGGAAGTAAGATGacatttaattattaaaaaaaaaaaaagctttatgGAGCGCCTTTGGGTTCTCaccatatattctttttttgatgaaccaatttcttattattctgtGAATAACCACAGTCATATGTCCAAGAAAATTCATAGCCCTGAAGTAACAATTCTTGTTGAATCTCCAAAGCAGATAGGCCTGTTGCATTTGGAAATCGAGTTGGAAGCGAACCTTCTATACTGCATAACTTCGGAAGATCAAGTACAACAAGGGGTCCAAAATACGCATAGAAGAAGTGTGTTTGTGCGGAATAAGAGTTACCGATGCAATGAGAGACATCAACATAGAGTGACGAGTTGAGTTGTAAGGTGCAATTCAAAAGATACATATAATGTTGAGAAGAAgtgtaaatttgaaaataagaagaatcattaaaataagaagaataattaaaatcaattatgaTTGGGATAAGACGAGGAATGGAGCATGTGTTTTTGTGTAAACTCGCATCCATTAGTCGAATTGTTCGATCAACATAATCGATTTCCTGGACATAGAATTTCACAGAATCAACCAACAAAGAAGTACGATTATTCTCGCAATCAAGTTCAATGCCACCGGCAGCTTCGGCACCACATCTACACTGATGAGGAGCACCTTTTAGTCGAAAAGGGGAGCTGATGTTATGGAGATTTCCACAGGAGGAAGTGCCGCAGTTCTGGCTTTGTCCTTTAGCAATACAAGCTTCatggaagagagaaaataggagGACCAGAAGCCCAAGTAAGGGAAGGTTCTTTCTGAAcatcatgagagagagagagagagagcagctACCAAGTTAGATCATTGGAAATTTGGGACGTCTCGATATTCATAGAGATGCTTTGTGGCAGCAAATCAATGGGAGACCATTGAAAAATCAAAGTCAAGAAAAAGGATATGCCCATCCTCTGATTGAATTGATTGTTTTTGACTAAATAGTTGCTACGGCCCTACCTTAGGAAGCACCGACACGGACACAAATATAAGTGCGGACTCGGGTGACATAagcaatttttaaataattattataacataaaacgGTTCATACAACACTAATATGACATGAGTACAATACTTTAAATAAAGTATTCATGGTTCTTAGACCCTACCTCATACGCGAACATGAAGTCATTATTATTAGTTCTATTCCCTAATGTAATCGAGagatggaaaatttttgttaatgatTCTATAAGTATTTTCTAATGTAATCAAGAAATGGAAATCATGTTTTAGATCCTTAACAGAGAATTAGTCAATTGTTTTGATGCAGTTATAGAACTATTTTGCGAAACTTTTCTTCCAAATTACAATATAGAATTTAATGAGTCAAGTAAGTGATGAAGCTTCTGTGAACTTGTTATACATTGAGATTTACTCGTCAACATGACCTGTCAACATCAACCTAGACGAAGCACAATTATGGTACATAGAACTTTCAAGGAAGTGTCTATAAAATTTTAGCGTGAAGGTACTTAACAAAAATTCCTTatatgttaagtttttcaattattttcaaacacattgtaaaattgaatttactTGTCATTGGAATAATAAAATTGTAGTATTTCATTGTCCTATAGACTTTATAGAACTATGTGTTGTttgaatatcatttttttttttataattcaacaCTTGTAACGGGAGAAAGAAGATTTCAATTTGGgatgtttttgttaaaaatatcaaGAGGTGCAAGTTGAGCAACAAAACTCTTAATATGtgtttaaatataattaaagaatCTAACATGTTGCACTTAATAAGTATAATATGATAAAATCCCATCACAAAGTTTTTTGATACtcatacatacaaaataagaataggtttttttatcttaattttaaaaaaaaaggatattgctattgtgttcatccttataagaatttaagcatagattgaattttcattatttttgacaatttttctttgatttctttataatttatatattgtgttagttttaatgaattttttctcaagctttcaaaggatggactttagataagatgttcaacttttatatgccaagcattgattataagtcttgtacatggaacaaatagagataagaaattaagaatatggtccatttttgttggccttagcttgatttgtctaaacatcaattttccttgattattacttgtatacaaaattccagaaatattaaattggaattggtcccttactaacctaaccaattggaattggatgaaatttcttctcattcatactaaacgttgtgtacactccaaattttttctgcatCTCATAATGATATGTTGTTGACAGGTatcatccaagtccaacatgattgagagttgtaattgagactATGGCCCAGAAGCTTTTctattcaatactttgcgagaaaaatcaaacactcatttgatgtaactatggaatttgacattgtatacactgaggtttgttcttgatgttgtgaaattgttgtaggTACTAAAAACTTTAGTTTGATTAATTGGCAATTCATGTTCTTTAATCATGAAAAGTctacaatggaaaacttttgtgTTCCTACAACAAATGTTTTGGAGCGAAAATTGTTAGCCCCCTCATCTCATTGggacccttctatttatacaaaggaaaaatggtccaatattcctaagtgtgacttagttacatggaatttttgtgcaaatgtgtctaaatttcttttaaaattttagttataattttaaactctaatttggtgatttttatatgatttcatgtgtttttaaataatctaaatgCTATTTCAGTTTGTGCAAATTATAGAATATAGAATCGGTAATTTAGCAACATAGGCATAGGAGAAGGCATGTAGTGGTTTAGGAAGAGTAGGCATTTAGTTATAAGAGAAGAGGAGTAggcataaacataagaaaaccttaggatggaggaataaggaaaacaaagagtttcTTTTTATGATTAACACCCCTctatcttatccattagtcttatttattactaattaaaatctgttgagttagtaaataactgatgtggcatctaataagtgtaataagttaaaaatgaagtattttatttcaaaaacaaattcaattatcttttcaaatagagtgccacttggcaaaacttcGTGCTCtcccacatgaggtctctgcttttagatatatatatatatatatatatatatatacacacatatatatatatatttactcattccttgaactgaataattataatggttatgtgtgtgcaatttataactgttgtttcactgcatatttatagcattctcaaggtaagattaatttttcaccctaaaaaaaaggtacgattaagtttttttaaaatcatgaaacaaaaaataaatacaaaagagTAACAGGAccgtgaaaatcaaataatttgtgttgtgttcacatatttaatactatgaaataaaagtatgtccaactctttcactgtcttccactcattgatagtgaaacattaaaaaatggtgtgggcaagtgtgtatgcacgtgtcttatagataatttcaaaccatggtagaatatggctttacattgcgtaccaaatattctctctacttatatacccaaaacaaaaactatcgaaccaaattacccaaacctaaatcatatttaatctcttaatttaaaaagaaaaaaaaatactcgtAGAGGTTTaaggtcttgatggtggtgggaggtcAATATGACGGAGGCGACGTCCCCTcagatttctctttctctctctttcaaatgttttgtcagtctcaggtcttttatagtgaaacaatgtgttttgattttatagtgaaacaatgcgttttatttaacaatccacaacatttttatgtctctttATCTCTCTCCAAGGTCTTATCTGgtaagttattactattagtccttaactattatttttttactttttaaaaaaatattaaaatggtgggatgctaaaagacatgagaaagagagaaatgtatGATGTAAGCTTAGGCAGTTAATGAGGGACTAAtgagataatagtaaaataagttaatgtaaacttttaggtaatagtaaaaaaacacttaatgaaagaagtaaaaaaaaaaatggtaaatgcaaaattagagcgttACTTGGCAAGACCTCACGCACTCCCACATGAgatctctacttatatatatatatatatatatattcatgattatttctttataatttctaatcactaatcaacaCGAGTCTCAAAAAACTTTGTAATAGAACTTTATCATACGTACAAaataagtataaatttttttttatctttatttttaaaaaaaatgatattgctattgtgttcatccttataagaatttaagcatagattaaattttcattatttttgacaatttttctttgattcctttataatttatatattgtgttagtttaaatgaattttttctcaagtttTCAGAAGATGAactttagataagatgttcaacttttatacgCCAAGCATTGACtataagtcttgtacatggaacaaatagagataagaaattaagaatatggtccattttggttggccttagcttgatttgtctagacatcaattttctctcttgccaaaaATCCGACTTACTTTAGGCggaagtttccttgattattacttgtatacaaaattccagaaacattaaattggaataggtcccttactaacctaaccaattggaattggatgaaatttcttccTATTCACACTAAACGTTGTgtacactccaaattttttctgcatCTCATAATGATACATTGTTGATAGGTatcatccaagtccaacatgattgagagttgtaattgagactAAGACCTAGAAgttttactattcaatactttgcgagaaaaattaaatactcatttgatgtaacaggagattatgaaatttgacattgtatacactgggatttgttcttgatgttgtgaaattgctgtaggtactaaaaactcTAGTTTGATTAGTTAGCAATTCATGTTCTTTAATCGTGAAAAGTCTACAATAGAAAACTTTTATGTTCCTACAAcaaatgttttggagagaaaattgttagccccctatcccattgggacccttctatttatataaaggaaaaatggtccaatattcctaagtgtgacttagttacatggaatttttgtgcaaatgtgcctaaatttcttttaaaaatttagttataattttaaactctaatttggtgatttttatatgatttcatgtgtttttaaataatttaaatgatattttagtttgtgcaaattatagaacatagaatcggtaatttagcaacataggcataggagaaggcatgtagtggtttaggaagagtaggcatttagttataagggaagaggagtaggcataaacataagaaaaccttaggatggaggaataaggaaaacaaagagttttttaTGATTAACACCCCTctatcttatccattagtcttatttattactaattaaaatctgtTAAGTTATTAAATAACTGATGTGGCATCtaataagtgtaataaattaaaaatgaagtattttatttcaaaaaaaaaaatcaattatcttttcaaatagagtgccacttggcaaaacttTGTGCTCTTCCAcgtgaggtctctgcttttatatatatatatatatatattgatgagtTCTTATGTGTACACCAACCTGGAAAAAAGTTTTACGCCTAAGAAAATTTTAGCTCAATAGCGAAAGACATCtagcaaattaaaattttcaaaaattcaaaagaacaACAGAATTTGAGTGCAACAATATTTGTTTCATCCACAGGAGTTGATTGCAACACGTTTCTAAACTTCCAATATttagtgtttattttttaaagcttaaATTGTAGTAGCACCCTTTGAACTTTCAATTTGTTACATTAAGTCATTAAAtgctccataattttttttgttttgtcaatTTGGTACGATAACTTTTTGGCCTCTTCTATTAGTGGCTTGTCCATTTTCTACCGCACAGAACACGCGGATCTCACATGAGCCAAATGTTTTTTTCATccaataatgaaaattaaacgaaaatatagagagaacCAGGGATGGATGTAGGAATTTTTCTTTGGAGAACAAAAACttgaacaataaatttttgATCATTCAAGAATAACAACTAtactaaaattcaaatctaagttagtatacaaaaaatacaattagtttctattatgtgtttttaaaagaatctaaacaaaataaaagacaaataaaagtttttgaatatgtttgaaatcATTTatgatatttcaaaataaatcttgatcttttttgttgaaaatcattaatattaattatgtaATAAATGACCTTATTTAATGGGAAGAGGCTCACTAACAATATGAACAAGTTTGGTGGGTGCTGTGCATGCAAGATTTATCATGCACTTTCATATATTCAATTAAAGTTATGACTCATTAGGTAATAAATAGTTTCCGTGAAGCTATGGTTTCATTCCATACAAACTTGAAATGACTTTTACAAGTAGGATCATCCCTATCTTTATCGTTTACTCACTAAAACATCAATAAAGATTAAACTTGTCGTTTCAACTCGTTAAACTAATTAGCTCAATAGAAAATTCAAcacattaaataaaattaaatatttaacttgAACATCAATGAAAAATTCAACTGGTCATAAACATGTAAGAAACATTCAGCAATTCTTTCATTCCTCAACCACTCAAATAATTGCAAGCAGGGATTGCTTgtcaattatttttctttttttctttttgagattaAATAAATCAAGAATAGAGGAATAGTCGGGCCCAAGCACTCCACTCTTTCTGCACTACAAGCCACCAGTCGTACAAAAAGAGCCCCATGacaaaatagagagaaatgaaattttacaCTCGagttacaaaaagaaaatcccaacaaaaattttcagcATGAGCTTTTTATCTTCTACAATGAGCTGTCAGGCCCAGTTGATGTCTGTGAAGTTCTTATGTGTATAGACCAACCTAGAAAATATAATAGTGCTCTATGAATCTCCATTGCCGCTATTAAAGAGAAGGGAAAATTACAATTAATCATTTGTAATGGTGTCCTATCACAATTTAAGTCCCAaactttaaattattattacacTTGATTGCCGAATATTTGGACTAAAATATAGAATCGTTAAACTTCTCTTCAAACTActccaaataataattttcttttaatataaacTTTAATATTAATTGCAGGACTAAAGTTTTATTGGGTCAAACCATAGAGGTTAAAATGTttgtccttttttcttttcttttttttttttttttaaaaaaaaaaaaggttaatttgtttgtctaaaacttacaaaatttgtaaatttgaaCCAAATCCTAATAGTTTCATTTTAATCCATGCCTTAGGGAGCTGAATGTGGCAAAGTTTGTGGATTAATCTGTgggataaattgtaatttaccgAAAATGATCACTCTGTACCAGTAGCACTATCAATGTTGCATTCTTAATGAAAGGACTACCATAGTCCCAACAGGTACCATTTATCTTCTGTCATCTTCTTTGATGTCTACATTTTGCCAAGTTTTAAAACTATCACTTAATCTTGTTGTACCAACAAAGATTTTACCCTTTACTGCCACAATCTGAAACTCCCAATTCCATTTAAAAACACTAATGATACTTTTAGATAACAGGATTTAGGCATGTGAATTTGGATTTGAGTGATTAAAATCTAAATACCTTGATtggataatttaaaaaaatgtcaacaatttgaatttgacaaatttacAAAGGATTTTAAACattgaaattcttgaatttgaaataactTCTAAACCCATGGAATTTTAGAAATTCTTCAAGACATGCTTgaatagtttttaaattttataatttcaaatgatcataggtataaaatgtacccaaagaagaaattttaaaaattatagatttaGAATTAAGGCATTTCAAGTCCATTACTTTAAAATTCAAacctaaatccaaatttaagtACCCAAACACAATATTTTAAGTTGACCTTGGCAATAAAAGTGTTTACCGCTTTTGTTTCGTTGAACAAATCTAATACTAGTTTTTGAGGACTTTGTTGTCTATCCAAGATAAGCTTACGCGTTGCCTTATAAGACCCGTAAAGTAGAGTAATTTCTTATCAAGAATCTGTTTATATCATGTCATCTAAAAGCTTTAACCAGCGTGGAACCATTGCCTCGAAATATCCTTGAAAATGTATTGATTATAATGTGCAATTGTTATTGGATTTACCCGTACCTATAGAGAATTCAACTTCTGATCAAATCAATTGACGTGAAGTTTGAGACGAGGCCATTCAACAAACAATGGCTTAAACAAGAGAACTGTAAAATACAACTTGTAACAATGTTCATGTACACAGCATCATGAGAGTGTGATTTAAATATATCCACTTTAAAAGTGTGGGGTTTAATGTGTCCCAAATAttatactataattttttttttacttgcttTCTCCTTAATATTATCATTTTCCCATGAAATATCCTTGGTTTTAATTGCTGAGTAGAATTCCAACTGATAGGGTTACTTAGCATTCAAGCTAAGCCATT from Castanea sativa cultivar Marrone di Chiusa Pesio chromosome 11, ASM4071231v1 harbors:
- the LOC142615412 gene encoding LEAF RUST 10 DISEASE-RESISTANCE LOCUS RECEPTOR-LIKE PROTEIN KINASE-like 2.1 yields the protein MMFRKNLPLLGLLVLLFSLFHEACIAKGQSQNCGTSSCGNLHNISSPFRLKGAPHQCRCGAEAAGGIELDCENNRTSLLVDSVKFYVQEIDYVDRTIRLMDASLHKNTCSIPRLIPIIIDFNYSSYFNDSSYFQIYTSSQHYMYLLNCTLQLNSSLYVDVSHCIGNSYSAQTHFFYAYFGPLVVLDLPKLCSIEGSLPTRFPNATGLSALEIQQELLLQGYEFSWTYDCGYSQNNKKLVHQKKNIWFWDSIQLIKKLYYVTSICDWFWYQGGELGFIQYIGVSILLGRALLGIVCVSAFLMYKLGPGSMFMDDAIEMFLQSHNLMPIRYSYSQIKSMTNGFKDKLGQGGYGSVFKGKLQSGYPVAIKLLNKSKANGQDFMNEVASIGRIHHINVVQLIGFCVEGSNQALVYEFMPNGSLDKFIFSDRENSTVLSWDRIYEIAVGVAQGIKYLHQGCDMQILHFDIKPYNILLDENFIPKVSDFGLAKLYPVDDSIISLTAVRGTLGYMAPELFYKNIGGISYKADVYSFGMLLMEMAGRRKNLNASVEHSSQIYFPSWIYDKLNQGEDLEVLNAMEGENAIEDEKKTLKMIIVAFWCIQMKPINRPSMSKVLEMLEGPIELLQMPPKPFFGPEEMLIEDHTSNNSAGIPTSDSDSIVTLDIM